A genomic window from Lotus japonicus ecotype B-129 chromosome 1, LjGifu_v1.2 includes:
- the LOC130732600 gene encoding uncharacterized protein LOC130732600 has protein sequence MGNCLVLLQENVVRVMKTDGKILEYKALIKVEQVLADFSGHAVSDSQTGLRHLQPNTKLLGGQLYYLVTLPSPPPSPSKARKKVRFAEPEVQDVQKSSVVRIKLVLSKQQLHDMLQDGGFSVNKMLSLAQGEKGEDGGEDLLKRREDDVSQGWKPVLESIAEVN, from the coding sequence ATGGGTAATTGCTTGGTGCTGCTGCAAGAAAATGTGGTGAGAGTCATGAAAACAGATGGGAAAATCCTTGAATACAAAGCACTTATCAAAGTGGAACAGGTTTTGGCAGATTTTTCTGGCCATGCAGTGTCTGACTCCCAAACAGGCCTCCGGCATCTCCAGCCAAACACCAAGCTGCTAGGTGGCCAGTTATACTACCTGGTGactcttccatcaccaccgccgtCACCGTCGAAAGCGCGCAAGAAGGTGAGGTTCGCGGAGCCAGAAGTCCAAGATGTTCAGAAAAGCAGCGTGGTTAGGATTAAGCTGGTTCTTAGCAAACAACAACTGCATGATATGCTGCAGGATGGAGGGTTTTCAGTGAACAAGATGTTATCACTTGCGCAAGGTGAAAAGGGAGAAGATGGCGGTGAAGATTTGTTGAAAAGACGTGAAGATGATGTCTCTCAAGGGTGGAAACCAGTATTAGAAAGCATAGCTGAAGTAAACTAG